AGGCAGGTATTCTCCCCTGGCCGCTTTAAGCGCCTGCTCCGCAGCTGCCATTTTGGAATCCATTGCAGACAGTTCGGGACGTTGCGAAAGGGCCAACTCGGTGAGAGACGAAAGATCCGCCCCCGGCCCGGGCGACCGCACCAAGGCTTCCGTCAAACGGACTGATTCTTCAAGGGGCATGCTCAGCAAGTTCTTAAGTGCAGAATATGCCAGGTCGACGGCGTTGTCAGCGCCATTCAGATCTTTGCGGGCATTGGCAAGTTCCGTTCGGGTGCGAAGCAGGTCAATTTCCGGATTCGCCCCTTTCTCCACCAGAATCGCCACGTCATGTTCATGCACATTGAGAAGATCGACGGCCTCCACGGCAACACCTTGAAACGCTTCGGCCAACTGTGCGGTCCGATAAGCGCGTGTAACCTGGAAAACGACTTCCTCTTCAACGGCCCTGTTCTCTTGAGCTTGAGCGTCTCGTGAATACTGGGATGCCTTGCGCGCCGCATTCAATCGCCCTCCCGTGAAAATGGGCTGCCGGATGACGAGCCCCGCCTTGTATTGATCACGATCCATGAAGGTCAATGATTGCGGTCCCATTGCAAAACTCAACTCCTCGTCCAGTCGTGTATAGGAAGCCTCCGCCCCCAAAAATGGGAGCATAGCCGATCTGGCCTGAGTTATCTTTGTATTGGCTTGAGTCAGGGCTTCCCGTGTAAGGCGGATATCGTAATTCTGTTGCAACGCTATTTTCAGGCAATCGCTTAACGAAAGGTGTATATTGCCATCCTTTTCGAGCTTGCGAAGCTCCTCAACGGGAGCAGAGGGACGATTGCCTTCTATTTCCGGCGATTTTTCGGCGATTGCATCGGAATGGCCGTGCAACGGCTCGGCGGCAGCGCTAATAGAAATACAACCCGCTGTCAGCAGCAATCCACCTCCCACCAGAAGCATAACCATGGTGCGAGCTGTTATCCTTAAGGCTTTTTTCATTCGGCCATCACCCCTTTGAGAAACATGTCACTGATCACCGGGGCATTCGCCTTGTATGAATGCCGTTCCGGATCTTCCAGCCAACAGAAGAGAAAAGCGTTGGTGATTCCCTCCAGGGCCACGGCCATATAGTAGGGGTTCAGATCGCGAAGCACGTTTTTGCGAATACCTTTTTCCAGTGTCGAAGCCAGTTGCTCTACCAGTTCGTCATAAAGCTTGCGAATGTCCTGATCGAGACCGGCCTTGATGTTGAAACTCGCACCCCGCGTTTCAGCAAAATAGAGCCGCAACGTGGCAACGTCATCGGCAAAGATCCCCGCTTTAGCGGAAATGTAGTCTTTGAGAATAGTCAGGACGTCACCTTCCCTCGAAAGGACTCCGCTCAGGGTATGATGATATTCCGCTGCCTTTTCCATCATGAGGGCCTTGTAGAGGTGCTCCTTGTTCTTGAAGAATTTGTAAAGCGTTCCGATGGCAAACTCTGCTCTTTCTGCAATCTCGTGCATGGATACGTTGTGGTATCCTTTCTTCGAGAAAAGCTCGAGTGCAGCGGCAAGCATCTGCCGACGATGTCTGCGTTTTTCTCTTTCCCGACGTGGGAGCTTCTCATCTTGCATTGCCTGACCTCCGTTTCCTTGGCAGCATAGAACATTTAAAAACGTGACGGCATGTTCATTTTATGACGTTATATTCTAACCAATACGCGCGTTGGCTCCTTGTGTCAAGCGGAAAACCAATAATCCGGATAAGGCCGCAAAGATCGGTTCACGGGCGTAACCACTGGCCACTGGCGACTCTTTCCGCGTAAGGCGGGCATGGAATCCAATAGGTCCAGGCTGGAATCGAGGTGCGACCGCATAGCACCGCCACCATCACCCGCTGGTACATGCTGTGCCCGCCGGGCCGGAAGCCTTCCAGCCGGTCGATGGGCGGCAGGTCGCGTTGCGGGTCGGTGAAGGTCACCAGCTCTCCGTGGATCAGATTCCAGTCGCCGGTCGGGCGTCCGAAGCACGGCGTGCCGATCTCCTGCTGTCTGCGGGCGTCGGCCAATGGATCAACACTGCCCCGGGCCAGGATCAGGCCTTCCGGCACCTCGATGGCCGGGAACCCGGCGTGGAGATGGTAGAGCCTGCCCCAGACCACGGCCTGTTCGATGCTGCGGGCCTGGGCGCAGAAGCGCTGATGGTTCCAATAGCCCCGTTTCAGGGTGCCGTAGACGAAGAGCCGGAGGATGGTCTCGGGACTGTCTTCCGGATTTGTGTTCAGCTTTGATGGTTCTCCAATGTTCATGCATTCACTCCTTCGGGCAGTGTCCCTTTGCGCTCCTGGGGTATGAAGCGGAATTCGCTGTTTTCGATGGCCCGCACATCCTTGTGGCGGATGGTGAGCATGGTCATGGGCGGCACCTCCAGCTCGCGCCAGCCCGGATCAAAGTCCACGGCAAAGTCGATGAAGGCTGGCTCCGAGGCGTAGAGCACCACCCGGTGCTGGCGGTGGATGCGCAGGCAGAGCGGTTTGTTGCCCTTGAGCACGGTGATGGTGCCGGGGTCGAGCCGCGAGGCCAGCACGGCGCTCATCTGGCCGCGACAGAGGGCGAGCGCCTTCTTCAGGCCCTCCTGGTCGATGGGGCCTTCGGGCGCGAAGCGGTCGGCCAGGCGGAAGATCAGCTCGCTGTCCACTTCGGCGAAGCGCGGCAGCCCGAGACGGCGGAACAGATAATCGGCGTTGTAGATGGTGCCGTTGTGGGTACCGATGACGATCCCGGCCCGGATGGGATGGTTGTTGCGGTTGTTGAACTCGTTGCCCCGGGTGCGCCAGCGGGTGTGGCCCATGAGGATGGTGGTCTCGTTGTCGACCTGCCCGAGCAGCTCCTGGAACGGCTTCTCGTAGACCAGTTCGTGCGCCCGCATCGGCCGCTTGAAGATCCGGTGGCTGCCGTCGATCTTGAGCCAGGCCAGACCGGAGGCGTGCGGGCCGCGCTCCTCGCTGTGCAGCAGCATGCGGATGAAGACCTCGCGCAGGTAATCCTGCTCGTCCGGCCGTCTGCGCTTGCGGCCGAAGATGATGCCTACTTGTCCGCACATGGAGCCGGGTCCTCCTTGCCGCCGAAGTTCTTGCCGAGCGGTCTTGTCCCATCGAGGACGAAGGCCGCGTACTCGCGCCGGTGGCCCGTCAGCCACTCGGCCACCTCTGGGTAGCCCATCTCGGCGGTCAGCCGGGTCACCTCCGGGTGGTCGAGCATGTTGGTGCGCCCGGAGAGCCGCACCGTTTCCAGGGCTTCGAGGAATCGTTCCGGCCAGGGATCGCTGGCCTTGTCGTCGGGCAGGAACTCGATCAGGCCGTGCCGCGCCAGGCGGGTGAGAAACTCGGCGGCCGCAGCGGCGGCGTCCTCCGGCAACGGCTGGGTCGGACCGCCTTCGATGCCGGAGAGCACCTCGGTCATGTAGTCCCGGGGCGCTCGGCTGGCGGTAAACGGCGTCTGGCCGCGCATCAACTCGACAACTTCGAGGCAGTCGGCGGCCTGCAGGGTTTCCCCGCTGCCGGGGATCGGTTCGCCGGAAAGCCGGGTGGAGCGGATCAGAATTTTCATGGAGCCCCTCCTTAAACAGTGAGGCCGGGAACTTGCCCGGCCTCGTTGGTGTGAGTGGTGGTTTCGTCCGGAAGGACCTCCTCCGGTTTAGGCCGTCCGTTCTTGAAGGCGGCGTCGCCGGGCATGTTGGCCATCAGATGCTTGCGGGCGGTCTTAAACTCGTCGCCGATCAGGCCGAGGTGGAGCAGGAAGACTCGAAAGTCGTACTTGGCGCTCTGGGGATCGAAGCCCCGCTTGCGGCTGGAGGCGGCCCGACCGTTGAGCGCCTTGGCGGCGACGGCGAGGCAGAACTGCAGGTAGGCCTTGATCCGTCCCGCGTGGAGGGTCGCCTCGAACCAGCGGAACTCCACCGTGCCCCGGTACCAGATGTTGTGCAGGTTGACCCCGTGGTAGCGGCTGTTGTCGTAGTGCTGGGGCTGGCGGTTGTGATAGCCGTACCAGATGCGGTTGAGCTGGTCCTTGGTGCGGGGGCGATGCTGTTCGATGCGCTGGATCAGCTCGTCGCTCACCGGCCGCGTGTAGCGGTTGAGCCGGTCGCGGCTGATGCCGAGGGCGTGGAGGATCAGCGGCTCCTGCTTGTAGATGATCTTGGCCAGGTTACCCAGGTGCCTGCCGTCGAAGGGCGCGGCGTCGATATGGATGTGGATGCCGCACTGGCTGTTGATCTTGCCTCCGGCGCGGCGGATGGCCCGGACCGCCTCCTGCAGTTGCGGGATGTCGTCGTAGCCGAGCACCGGGCTGACCACCTCGGCCCGCAGATGGGCCGGGACGCTGGTCAGGGAGGCGTCCCCCACCACCTTCCAGACGCGGCCGCGCAGGTCCTCGACCTCCCAGGGGTCATAGCTGCTGGGGATGCCGACATGGCGGACCGTGCCGCCCACCACCGAGTGGATGGCCCAGGCGATCTGTTCCCGGGTGCGTT
This genomic window from Oceanidesulfovibrio indonesiensis contains:
- a CDS encoding gamma-glutamylcyclotransferase family protein, producing the protein MNIGEPSKLNTNPEDSPETILRLFVYGTLKRGYWNHQRFCAQARSIEQAVVWGRLYHLHAGFPAIEVPEGLILARGSVDPLADARRQQEIGTPCFGRPTGDWNLIHGELVTFTDPQRDLPPIDRLEGFRPGGHSMYQRVMVAVLCGRTSIPAWTYWIPCPPYAERVASGQWLRP
- a CDS encoding TetR/AcrR family transcriptional regulator — translated: MQDEKLPRREREKRRHRRQMLAAALELFSKKGYHNVSMHEIAERAEFAIGTLYKFFKNKEHLYKALMMEKAAEYHHTLSGVLSREGDVLTILKDYISAKAGIFADDVATLRLYFAETRGASFNIKAGLDQDIRKLYDELVEQLASTLEKGIRKNVLRDLNPYYMAVALEGITNAFLFCWLEDPERHSYKANAPVISDMFLKGVMAE
- a CDS encoding glucosamine 6-phosphate synthetase — translated: MCGQVGIIFGRKRRRPDEQDYLREVFIRMLLHSEERGPHASGLAWLKIDGSHRIFKRPMRAHELVYEKPFQELLGQVDNETTILMGHTRWRTRGNEFNNRNNHPIRAGIVIGTHNGTIYNADYLFRRLGLPRFAEVDSELIFRLADRFAPEGPIDQEGLKKALALCRGQMSAVLASRLDPGTITVLKGNKPLCLRIHRQHRVVLYASEPAFIDFAVDFDPGWRELEVPPMTMLTIRHKDVRAIENSEFRFIPQERKGTLPEGVNA
- a CDS encoding DUF5049 domain-containing protein, with the protein product MKILIRSTRLSGEPIPGSGETLQAADCLEVVELMRGQTPFTASRAPRDYMTEVLSGIEGGPTQPLPEDAAAAAAEFLTRLARHGLIEFLPDDKASDPWPERFLEALETVRLSGRTNMLDHPEVTRLTAEMGYPEVAEWLTGHRREYAAFVLDGTRPLGKNFGGKEDPAPCADK
- a CDS encoding amidoligase family protein; this translates as MNLKEIHYGIEIETVKRTREQIAWAIHSVVGGTVRHVGIPSSYDPWEVEDLRGRVWKVVGDASLTSVPAHLRAEVVSPVLGYDDIPQLQEAVRAIRRAGGKINSQCGIHIHIDAAPFDGRHLGNLAKIIYKQEPLILHALGISRDRLNRYTRPVSDELIQRIEQHRPRTKDQLNRIWYGYHNRQPQHYDNSRYHGVNLHNIWYRGTVEFRWFEATLHAGRIKAYLQFCLAVAAKALNGRAASSRKRGFDPQSAKYDFRVFLLHLGLIGDEFKTARKHLMANMPGDAAFKNGRPKPEEVLPDETTTHTNEAGQVPGLTV